The Vibrio sp. STUT-A11 region TTCCGCTATCGAGTCAGGCAGCAGTTGGGAAACGGTTAAGTCTAAGCAGAAAGAAGCATTGCGTGAGGAGTTGGCTGAGCAACAAGAAGCTCGAAAGCAAGCATAGCAACTTTGGTTACAATCAAGCTCCGGTATTGAGCATAAAGTCGTACAAGTCTTAATAGCCATGTCTTACTATAAACCGACAAAACCAAGTGCTAAACTACACGTCTGTTTTACTTAGTGATTAAAGGTAATTTGATGAACCCGATTCTTGCAATGTTGAAAGAGAACAATATTAGTGATGCTCAAGTTAATGAGCTATTTCAGGCGCTGACGCAAAACCCTCTTGCAGCAATGGCAACTATCAGCCAGTTGGGTCTACCTCAGGATCAACTTCAAGCGCTAATGGCGCAGGTGATGCAAAACCCAGTGATGATCAAAGAGGCCGTAGAGGAATTAGGTCTGGACTTTTCAAAAGTCGTAGAAGCAAAAGAAAAACTTCAGCAGTAACAGAGTCTTCTCAAATAAATATAAAAAGCCGCTAAAATATTACGTTTTAGCGGCTTTATTTTTACGCGATTTTTATTTGCTTGTCAGCGACCTCGGTTAACCATAGGCAACACTAGGGAACCACAATACCAATTGTGGCCATACGACCAGACAGATTAAGGCGATTAACTGAATCGCGATAAACGGAATCACACCACGATAGATATCCTTCAGGGAAACACCTTCAGGACAAACGCCTTTTAAGTAGAACAGAGCGAAGCCAACCGGTGGGGTCAGGAAACTGGTTTGTAGCGCCATTGCGACGAGCATAACAAACCATACCAAACTTGGGTTATCCACCACGCCATGACCGTCAAGCTCAATGCCTAAGCTTGCTACCACGGGTGCTAGCAGAGGCAGCGCTATAAGGGTAATTTCTATCCAGTCGAGGAAGAATCCAAGCAAAAATACGATTAACAGAATAAACGCGATAATGCCGTATTGACCGAAAGGTAAGCCACTCAGGAACGACTCGATCAGTTCGTCACCGCCTAACTCCCTTAGTACCAAAGCAAAGCAGGAAGCACCCAAGAAGATCATGAATATGTAGGCAGTCGTTCCGTATGAAGAAAGCATTACTTCCTTCAAAACTTTTAAGTTGAGCTTCTTGTTATAAGCTGCAAGTAATGTTGCCCCTAAAGCGCCTATGCCAGAAGCTTCTGTTGGAGTAGCAATACCCGCAAATATCGAACCTAACACACAGAAAATCAGGATAACGGTCGGTGTGATATCTTTGAATACTTGTAAGATAAGGTTCCAGTCAACAGGCTCTACATTTTCTGGAATGGGTGCTTTGCTAGGTGTCATTTTGCCAACGGTAAGGATATACATAATGTATAAACTGCCCAGTAACAGACCCGGCATAATCGCGCCCATAAACAGATCGCCAACCGACAACCCAAGTTGGTCGGCCATAATCACCAACATGATGGAAGGTGGAAGCAGTATGCCTAATGTACCTGCTGAGGCGACCGTCCCAAGTGCCAGAGGAAGATGATAGCCCTGACGCATCATACTCGGCAGAGACATCACTGTTAACAGCACAACCGATGCACCAATGATGCCTGTAGAGGCGGCGAGTATGATACCAATCGCCATCACGGTAATCGCTAAACCACCGTGTACTTTGCCGAATAGCGCCTGCATCGAGGTCATCAGTTTTTCGGCAATACCAGACTTATCGAGCATGTTGCCCATAAAGATAAACATCGGCAGGGCAACTAATATCCAGTTATCCATCACCTTATAAATACGGTTAACAACGAGACCGAGGGTGGTGTAATCGAGCCCGGTAAACGTATCAAGATAGAGATCGGCAAAATAACCGATTGCCGCGAAGACGATGCCAATCCCACCAAGCACGTACGCTACGGGAATACCAGTGAATAACAGCAGGATGAACGAGCCAAACATGGCGATTACAATCCATTCATTCGCTTCCATGATCGTCTCCTTTGATTAAGGTATCCATATCGCGTAATAATTTCGCCACCATTGAGAGCAACAGCAAGCTAAAGCTTAAAGGGATCACGGCTTTTATCATCCAGCGATAAGGTAAGCCGGAAGGTGCGGCTGAACTCTCGTTGACGCGCCAAGCTTCGTAAGCGAAGTCGTAGGAATGGAGAATGACGATAACAACGAATGGTGCCGCAAGAAACAGAATACCGAGTATGTCGACGAGGGCTTTTTTGCGAGCGGAGAACTTGTGATAAAACAGGTCAACTCGAACGTGCAAATTGGTCACCTGTGCATACGCGGTTCCGAACATGACTGCTGTGGCATAGAGGTGCCATTGCAGTTCTTCAAGCGCAATTTGCCCGTTGGAAAAGACTTTGCGCATTACGACCTGAATGATGATAACCGCTATTAACGCGAGGTTTGTCCAGGCCAACGCTTTACTCGCGGAAATAACCAGCCTCTCGATTTGAAAATAGAGTGGGACGGTTGGGGAAGAATATAGCACTTTGCTCATTGGCTACTCCTAAAGGCCAGCGAGAGACGCTGGCCTTGTATTAACATCGACTATTGGTTTTGTGTTTCACGCGGCAGGAAGCCGTTCGCAGACCACAACGCGTAACCCTTACGGAAATTGTTCAGGTCGGTCCAAACTTTGTCGAAGAATGGGTCTTCTGCTTTTTTCTCTTCCACGACTTCCATCCAGGTGTTTTTGAATAGATTCAACATATCTTGGTTCCAGTAGCGAATCTCAACACCATTTTGTTTCGCTTTTTCCATGGCAGCGTATTGCATCGCTTCACCTTCTGCGATCGAGTAAGTCATTGCCGCCATACACGTGGTTTCGACTGCAGATTGCTGAGTTGCACTCATGCCATTCCAAGTGTCTTTGTTGATCAACAGTTCAAATACCGTTGATTGTTGGTGCCAGCCTGGGAAGTAGTTGTACTTGGCTACTTTGTGGAAGCCTAAGCGGTCATCAACGGCCGGTTGCGAAAATTCAGAGGCGTCAATTGCACCTTTCTCAAGTGCACCAAAGATCTCGCCACCTGGGATCTGCACTGTACCCACACCAAGTTTTTCCATCACAGACGCGCCTAATCCGTAGAAGCGCATATTGAGACCTTTTAGATCCTCTGGTTTTTCAATAGGTTTGCGGAACCAGCCTGATGTTTCAGGAGAGTTCATCGCACATGGCATTACTTTGACATTGAAGCCGCCTTGGTCGTACATCTCTTGGTAGAGCTTCAAGCCGTTACCAAAGAAAAGCCACGCCATAAACTCAGGGGCTTCAGGGCCGAAAGGGATAGACGAGAAAATTGCTGAAGCTGGAAGTTTACCTTGCCAGTAACCGGAAATGGCGTAGCCAGCGTTCACTTTACCCGTGGATACGGCATCAAGAATCTCCGGTGGGTTAACCAACTTACCCGGCTCGTAGATTTTCATTTTGATGGTGCCACCGGAGGTTTGTTCAATTCTGTCTGCAAACCATTGGATAGGGGTACCTAGAGCTGGAAGGTGGCTACCAAAAGCAATAGGGGTTTTTAGTAGTATCTTCTTATCAGCAGCCTGAGCACTAACAGAAAGACCAGAAGCGGTGAGCATCAACGCAGTAGCAATGGCAACTTTCTTAAGATTCATGGAGATCTCCTTGTTTGGGTATTCCTTGTTAATATTGCTAAATGTGAACAGAGCGTATTAATTGATGTTAATGCAATGTTACATTGGGGTTTAGTTTAGGAGGGAGATTGGACGCTCTCCATTAGCAAAATTGCGCAAATTGAGTCGGTAATAAGTGCAGTTTTTGCTACGCAGATTCAGTAAAACTACGTATAAGAACGGATTCGGAAAATGGGATTGGTTAGCAACCGCAGGCTTACAATAAACATCATATTACTCTCAATCGTTCCATTGGTTGTTGTGGTGGTTATCGTCGCAAGTATCTTATTTAGTCAGGCAAAACAGTTGGTTGATGACCAAGTCGCATTAACACGACTCAATGTCTTATCGGTCAAAAAGCAAGAGCTGAAGCAGTACGTAGAAATGGCAGTGAAAAGTATCAAGCCATACTACGAAGATGCGTCATTACCTCCCCAAGTCGCTAAGCAACTAGTGGCCGAAAAATTGAGCCAACTCACATATGGGGAAGACGGATACTTTTTTGTCTACAGCTGGCAAGGTGATGCTCTAGTCCTGCCTTATCAACCAGAAAGGGTTGGTAGAAATTGGTGGGGCGTTGAAGATCTTACGGGCAAAAAGCTGCTTCAGGAGCTGATTCACGCAGGGCGAGCGGGGGGCGGGTTTGTTAATTATCTCTGGCATAAACCATCGACAAAAGAACCACTACCCAAGTTGAGTTATGCGATTTCTCTTGATAAGTGGCAATGGATGGTTGGAACGGGTGTCTACATAGACGATATCGAGAAACAAGTCGCGCAGATGGAAAATGGCTTCGATCAGAATATCGGAAAAACCAGCAGTGCGCTTTTTGTACTGATGTTTGTTGCAATTACGGTCATCGCTGGGTTGGGGGCGTCACTGAACCTAAACATGCGTCGTTTAGCCAACGAGCAGCTCAGCGTCTTAAACCAGCAGATTATTGATTCTCAGGAAAATGAGCGACATCGAGTCTCGCGCGAATTACATGACGGAGTAAATCAACTGCTGGTGGCTGCCAAATATCGCTTAGATAACGTGACTAAAGAGCAAGATGATGCAAAGAAACAGCTTGAATTAGATGCGAGTAAAAATGCTATGGAACAGGCGATTGTCGAAGTTCGGCGCATCTCAAAAGACTTGCGACCACCACAGTTGGATGATTTAGGCTTGGTGGCAGGTATAGAGGCATATCTGAACGAGTTACGCGAGCGTACCCAATTAGAGGTGATATTTGAACACGATATCGAAGGTGAAGAGTTTCTTCCTCAAGTTGAAACCACTCTTTATCGAGTCGGACAGGAAGCGTTGCACAACGTTGAAAAACACGCCAACGCGCAAGGTGTCGATATCATCATGCAGCGTGAAGGAAGGATGTTGATTCTGACAGTCAGCGATGATGGTGTCGGAATCCCTGCTAACCATCTCAAAGCGTATAAAAACAAGCAATCGACGCTAGAGCATATGGGGCTGCAAAATATGAAAGAACGAATTCAAGCTATTGGCGGCATGTTGGAGGTCAATAGCGAACCAGGACAAGGCACGGAGATTCGTGTGAGTTTAAACATGGAGTTTATATGATTAAGTTGGTATTGGCCGATGATCATAGGTTGATGCAAGACGGGCTCAAATCACGGTTAGAACGAGAAGATAACTTGGAGATCCTAGATTGCGTCGGAAATGGCAAGGAT contains the following coding sequences:
- a CDS encoding TRAP transporter substrate-binding protein; translated protein: MNLKKVAIATALMLTASGLSVSAQAADKKILLKTPIAFGSHLPALGTPIQWFADRIEQTSGGTIKMKIYEPGKLVNPPEILDAVSTGKVNAGYAISGYWQGKLPASAIFSSIPFGPEAPEFMAWLFFGNGLKLYQEMYDQGGFNVKVMPCAMNSPETSGWFRKPIEKPEDLKGLNMRFYGLGASVMEKLGVGTVQIPGGEIFGALEKGAIDASEFSQPAVDDRLGFHKVAKYNYFPGWHQQSTVFELLINKDTWNGMSATQQSAVETTCMAAMTYSIAEGEAMQYAAMEKAKQNGVEIRYWNQDMLNLFKNTWMEVVEEKKAEDPFFDKVWTDLNNFRKGYALWSANGFLPRETQNQ
- a CDS encoding DUF2999 domain-containing protein, whose translation is MNPILAMLKENNISDAQVNELFQALTQNPLAAMATISQLGLPQDQLQALMAQVMQNPVMIKEAVEELGLDFSKVVEAKEKLQQ
- a CDS encoding cache domain-containing protein, with translation MGLVSNRRLTINIILLSIVPLVVVVVIVASILFSQAKQLVDDQVALTRLNVLSVKKQELKQYVEMAVKSIKPYYEDASLPPQVAKQLVAEKLSQLTYGEDGYFFVYSWQGDALVLPYQPERVGRNWWGVEDLTGKKLLQELIHAGRAGGGFVNYLWHKPSTKEPLPKLSYAISLDKWQWMVGTGVYIDDIEKQVAQMENGFDQNIGKTSSALFVLMFVAITVIAGLGASLNLNMRRLANEQLSVLNQQIIDSQENERHRVSRELHDGVNQLLVAAKYRLDNVTKEQDDAKKQLELDASKNAMEQAIVEVRRISKDLRPPQLDDLGLVAGIEAYLNELRERTQLEVIFEHDIEGEEFLPQVETTLYRVGQEALHNVEKHANAQGVDIIMQREGRMLILTVSDDGVGIPANHLKAYKNKQSTLEHMGLQNMKERIQAIGGMLEVNSEPGQGTEIRVSLNMEFI
- a CDS encoding TRAP transporter large permease subunit, translating into MEANEWIVIAMFGSFILLLFTGIPVAYVLGGIGIVFAAIGYFADLYLDTFTGLDYTTLGLVVNRIYKVMDNWILVALPMFIFMGNMLDKSGIAEKLMTSMQALFGKVHGGLAITVMAIGIILAASTGIIGASVVLLTVMSLPSMMRQGYHLPLALGTVASAGTLGILLPPSIMLVIMADQLGLSVGDLFMGAIMPGLLLGSLYIMYILTVGKMTPSKAPIPENVEPVDWNLILQVFKDITPTVILIFCVLGSIFAGIATPTEASGIGALGATLLAAYNKKLNLKVLKEVMLSSYGTTAYIFMIFLGASCFALVLRELGGDELIESFLSGLPFGQYGIIAFILLIVFLLGFFLDWIEITLIALPLLAPVVASLGIELDGHGVVDNPSLVWFVMLVAMALQTSFLTPPVGFALFYLKGVCPEGVSLKDIYRGVIPFIAIQLIALICLVVWPQLVLWFPSVAYG
- a CDS encoding TRAP transporter small permease subunit, whose protein sequence is MSKVLYSSPTVPLYFQIERLVISASKALAWTNLALIAVIIIQVVMRKVFSNGQIALEELQWHLYATAVMFGTAYAQVTNLHVRVDLFYHKFSARKKALVDILGILFLAAPFVVIVILHSYDFAYEAWRVNESSAAPSGLPYRWMIKAVIPLSFSLLLLSMVAKLLRDMDTLIKGDDHGSE